A stretch of Pseudomonas sp. CCC3.1 DNA encodes these proteins:
- a CDS encoding glycoside hydrolase family 3 N-terminal domain-containing protein, with amino-acid sequence MMSSELRRAAYSVLLPAIGNLHLDEPVRRYLNRGGVSILLGETRDEYIGRGMTQARRDAETQAAFVNITQQVASLARSAVLVAVDQELGGIERLHQLVPAIPSRDQLKELSSQAIEQRCFEMAKVARGMGVNLFLAPIVDVVTGNNPWLLNRHLGADPVQVSRISCAFIRGIQRAGVIATAKHFPGHYVTEHDPAIAEATVHGPLELLRDSLDVFQQVISAGVQAVMPGPAVFPAIDPDQSASTSSKVIAMLRDTLGFGGLIISDDLDAVSILRGNSITETAVASLAAGAHLLLVSSESGLDEIAEAIVAAVEEGTLDRQALLSASRKVCELAAKNGRVDHLLK; translated from the coding sequence ATGATGTCAAGCGAACTGCGTAGAGCTGCGTATTCGGTATTGCTCCCTGCGATCGGCAATTTGCACCTGGACGAGCCAGTACGTCGCTATTTGAATCGTGGTGGTGTCTCGATTCTGCTGGGAGAAACACGCGATGAGTACATCGGCAGAGGGATGACCCAAGCGCGTAGGGACGCTGAAACACAGGCCGCGTTTGTGAACATCACTCAACAGGTTGCGTCATTGGCCAGGTCAGCGGTGCTGGTGGCGGTCGATCAGGAGCTGGGTGGCATCGAACGCCTGCATCAATTGGTTCCGGCAATCCCTTCAAGGGACCAGCTCAAGGAGCTGAGTTCTCAGGCCATCGAACAACGCTGCTTTGAGATGGCCAAAGTGGCACGCGGCATGGGGGTTAATCTGTTTCTGGCGCCGATTGTCGATGTGGTGACGGGCAACAATCCATGGCTGCTCAATCGGCATCTGGGGGCCGATCCGGTGCAGGTCAGCCGAATTTCCTGTGCCTTTATCCGCGGAATTCAGCGCGCTGGCGTCATTGCGACGGCTAAGCACTTCCCTGGCCATTACGTCACTGAGCATGATCCGGCCATCGCCGAAGCCACTGTTCACGGCCCTCTGGAACTCCTGCGCGACAGTCTGGACGTTTTTCAGCAAGTGATTTCGGCGGGTGTGCAAGCCGTGATGCCAGGCCCTGCGGTATTTCCGGCAATCGACCCGGACCAATCGGCCTCAACGTCGTCCAAGGTCATTGCCATGTTGCGGGACACGCTTGGATTCGGCGGGTTGATCATTTCGGATGACCTTGATGCCGTGTCCATTCTCAGGGGCAACTCCATCACTGAGACAGCCGTGGCTTCGCTGGCCGCCGGTGCGCATCTGTTGCTGGTGTCCAGCGAGTCGGGTCTCGATGAAATTGCCGAAGCGATTGTTGCGGCTGTAGAGGAGGGCACGCTGGACCGTCAGGCGTTGTTGAGTGCCTCGCGCAAGGTGTGTGAGCTGGCAGCGAAAAATGGTCGTGTTGATCATTTGCTTAAATAA
- a CDS encoding FecR family protein, with amino-acid sequence MNIETPHDELIDNATRWVVLLRSGHASDADWQAYRQWRAQDPRHEQLCAQLEARLGVFKVPIAQGVSGTVLQQALTAPSSSRRKVLQGVLACTGVAIGASLFLGQRDSLLGELTADLSTGTAERRTVNLPDGSELLLNAKSAVDLDFSHSQRVVRLLDGELRAKVTLNPATPFQLLTPQALIQVPGGELSVREREGQGLVIALKGAARIARSGMDTLQLQAGHEVSYDRFGFGAVRPMSLGATAWVDGLLEVRDTPLTEIVEALRPYRNGVLRLDPAVAGLRVSGLFRLDKSEQVLDTLARTLPIRVVRRTDYWVTVSPA; translated from the coding sequence ATGAACATCGAAACCCCGCACGATGAGTTGATCGACAACGCCACCCGCTGGGTGGTGCTGTTGCGTTCAGGCCATGCCAGCGATGCCGATTGGCAGGCGTATCGGCAATGGCGCGCGCAAGACCCGCGTCACGAGCAGCTTTGCGCGCAACTGGAAGCCCGCCTTGGGGTGTTTAAGGTGCCGATTGCCCAAGGGGTCAGTGGCACGGTGTTGCAGCAGGCGCTGACTGCGCCGTCCAGCAGCCGACGCAAGGTGTTGCAGGGCGTGTTGGCCTGCACCGGGGTGGCAATTGGCGCCAGTCTGTTTCTCGGTCAGCGCGATTCGTTACTGGGTGAGCTGACGGCCGACCTGTCGACCGGCACGGCTGAGCGGCGAACGGTCAATCTGCCTGATGGCAGCGAGTTGTTGTTGAACGCCAAAAGTGCTGTAGACCTGGATTTTTCACACTCCCAGCGTGTGGTCCGACTGCTGGATGGCGAACTGCGGGCCAAGGTGACGCTCAACCCGGCCACCCCGTTTCAGTTGTTGACGCCGCAGGCGCTGATCCAGGTGCCTGGAGGCGAGTTGTCAGTGCGCGAGCGCGAGGGGCAAGGGTTGGTGATTGCGCTTAAGGGGGCGGCCCGGATTGCCCGTTCGGGCATGGACACGCTGCAACTGCAAGCGGGGCATGAAGTGTCTTATGACCGCTTCGGATTTGGCGCTGTGCGGCCCATGAGCCTTGGTGCGACGGCCTGGGTCGATGGTTTGCTGGAAGTGCGTGACACACCGCTGACCGAGATTGTCGAGGCGCTGCGGCCTTATCGCAACGGCGTGCTGCGCCTGGATCCGGCCGTTGCCGGGCTGCGTGTCAGCGGGCTGTTTCGGTTGGATAAGTCAGAGCAAGTACTCGATACGTTGGCGCGAACGTTGCCGATCCGGGTGGTTCGTCGTACCGACTATTGGGTCACCGTCAGCCCTGCCTGA
- a CDS encoding DeoR/GlpR family DNA-binding transcription regulator, with amino-acid sequence MLNLNRNQIKSMLTHEAFPGERQHLIAERLATHGRVVAGELALEFNVSEHSIRRDLAALAEAGLCKRVYGGAISLAPERNVHDRQTEHVERKNSLGQAAAALIKAGQHIFIDGGTTNASIASAIDHNIAISVTTNSPAIALQLEKLPLTEVILLGGRLNKASGNTLGLAAIQQLANFNFDLCFLGACAIDATKGVTAFNLDDAEFKRAAVSRSGQIVVAVINEKLSSIAHYQVASCEELTVLVVENDAPPERLGPIQARVSTVLIAG; translated from the coding sequence ATGCTCAATTTAAACAGGAATCAAATTAAGTCAATGCTCACTCATGAAGCTTTCCCAGGAGAGCGACAGCACTTGATCGCTGAGCGGCTGGCGACGCATGGCCGCGTTGTTGCTGGAGAATTGGCCCTGGAATTCAACGTCTCCGAGCACTCGATACGCCGCGATCTGGCCGCACTGGCAGAGGCGGGCCTTTGCAAAAGGGTCTATGGAGGGGCTATTTCATTGGCGCCGGAGCGAAATGTGCACGACCGGCAGACTGAACACGTAGAGCGCAAAAACTCACTCGGGCAGGCAGCAGCCGCCTTGATCAAGGCTGGTCAGCACATTTTCATCGATGGCGGCACCACCAATGCCTCCATAGCGAGCGCAATCGATCACAACATTGCAATTTCAGTCACCACCAACTCGCCCGCCATTGCACTGCAACTGGAAAAGCTTCCATTGACGGAAGTGATCTTATTGGGCGGCCGTCTGAACAAGGCCTCTGGTAACACCCTTGGCCTGGCCGCGATTCAGCAGTTGGCCAACTTCAACTTCGACCTGTGCTTTTTAGGTGCCTGCGCCATCGACGCCACCAAAGGCGTGACGGCTTTCAACTTGGACGATGCAGAATTCAAACGCGCCGCCGTATCTCGAAGCGGTCAGATCGTGGTCGCTGTGATCAATGAAAAACTGTCGAGCATCGCCCATTACCAGGTTGCCTCGTGTGAAGAACTGACGGTACTGGTCGTCGAAAATGACGCCCCGCCTGAGCGCCTGGGGCCTATTCAGGCCAGGGTCTCAACTGTGCTGATCGCGGGTTAA
- the dusA gene encoding tRNA dihydrouridine(20/20a) synthase DusA: MTTEKTATSLVLEGRAPARTFSVAPMMDWTDRHCRFFLRLLSKRALLYTEMVTTGALLNGDAERFLRHDEAEHPLALQLGGSTPADLAACARMAQAAGYDEVNLNVGCPSDRVQNNMIGACLMAHPALVAECVKAMRDAVSIPVTVKHRIGINGRDSYAELCDFVGTVRDAGCESFTVHARIAILEGLSPKENRDIPPLRYDVAAQLKTDFPELEIILNGGIKTLEECRTHLQVFDGVMLGREAYHNPYILAEVDQQLFGSPDPVISRAQALALLRPYIAAHIAAGGAMHHITRHILGLGQGFPGARRFRQLLSVDIHKAKDPLALLDQAGELLEGR; encoded by the coding sequence ATGACAACCGAGAAGACCGCTACAAGCCTTGTCCTAGAGGGCCGCGCGCCCGCCCGAACCTTTAGCGTTGCACCCATGATGGATTGGACTGACCGCCATTGCCGCTTTTTCCTGCGCTTGCTGTCCAAGCGTGCGCTGCTATACACCGAGATGGTCACTACCGGTGCGTTGCTGAACGGTGATGCCGAGCGCTTTTTGCGTCATGACGAGGCTGAGCACCCTCTGGCGCTGCAATTGGGTGGCAGTACGCCAGCTGATTTGGCTGCCTGCGCGCGCATGGCGCAAGCCGCCGGTTATGACGAGGTGAATCTGAATGTCGGCTGCCCGAGTGATCGGGTGCAGAACAATATGATTGGTGCCTGTTTGATGGCGCACCCGGCGCTGGTTGCTGAGTGTGTGAAGGCCATGCGCGATGCGGTGTCGATTCCGGTGACGGTCAAACATCGGATCGGGATCAACGGGCGCGACAGTTACGCTGAGCTTTGCGATTTTGTGGGCACGGTGCGCGATGCAGGCTGCGAGAGTTTTACGGTGCATGCGCGGATTGCGATTCTGGAAGGGCTTTCGCCTAAGGAGAATCGTGATATTCCACCCCTGCGTTATGACGTTGCCGCTCAGTTGAAGACTGATTTCCCAGAACTGGAGATTATTCTGAACGGTGGTATCAAGACGCTGGAGGAATGCCGCACGCATTTGCAGGTGTTTGACGGCGTGATGCTGGGTCGTGAGGCGTATCACAACCCCTATATTCTGGCCGAGGTCGATCAGCAGTTGTTTGGCAGCCCCGATCCGGTGATTTCCCGGGCGCAAGCGCTGGCGCTATTGCGACCTTATATTGCCGCGCATATTGCCGCCGGCGGTGCGATGCACCACATCACGCGGCATATTTTAGGTCTGGGTCAGGGGTTTCCTGGCGCACGGCGCTTCCGTCAGTTGCTGTCGGTTGATATTCATAAGGCCAAGGATCCGCTGGCACTGCTGGATCAAGCCGGAGAGTTGCTGGAAGGCCGCTGA
- a CDS encoding DUF4404 family protein, whose protein sequence is MPAGKLQDQLDTLRTQIEQNPPLSTEDREHLNDLAQQIEAEIALEKATNDSSLSDSVNETVERFAISHPTLAATLQNIVQTLGNIGI, encoded by the coding sequence ATGCCTGCTGGCAAACTGCAAGATCAACTCGATACCTTACGCACCCAAATTGAGCAAAATCCGCCGCTCTCCACAGAGGATCGCGAACATCTGAACGACCTGGCACAGCAAATTGAGGCTGAGATCGCTCTGGAAAAAGCCACAAACGATTCCAGCCTTTCGGACAGCGTCAACGAGACCGTAGAACGCTTTGCAATCAGCCACCCTACCTTGGCCGCTACCCTGCAAAATATCGTTCAAACGCTGGGCAATATCGGGATCTGA
- the rssC gene encoding anti-sigma factor antagonist RssC: MSTGRIQFAEQDGTFVLKFVGEVRLTLCSALDATIERIFTARNFTAIVIDLTETRSIDSTTLGLLAKLSILSRQKIGLLPTVVTTHEDITRLLQSMGFDQVFNIINRPIPCPECLTDLPSQDQSEEVVRVKVLEAHKILMGLNDSNREAFHDLVNALERH; the protein is encoded by the coding sequence ATGAGTACCGGTAGAATTCAGTTCGCCGAACAGGATGGCACCTTCGTCCTGAAATTTGTGGGTGAAGTGCGCCTGACACTGTGTTCGGCACTGGATGCGACAATCGAACGGATCTTCACGGCGCGCAACTTTACAGCCATCGTGATAGACCTGACCGAAACCCGCAGCATCGACAGCACCACATTGGGCTTGCTGGCGAAGCTGTCGATCTTGTCGCGTCAAAAAATAGGCCTGTTGCCGACTGTCGTGACCACTCACGAAGACATCACTCGGCTCTTGCAGTCGATGGGCTTCGATCAGGTCTTTAACATCATCAACAGACCCATACCTTGCCCTGAGTGCCTGACAGACCTGCCGTCGCAAGATCAGTCTGAAGAAGTGGTTCGGGTCAAAGTGCTCGAAGCGCACAAAATCCTGATGGGCCTAAACGATTCCAATCGTGAAGCTTTTCATGACCTGGTGAATGCCCTCGAGCGTCATTAA
- a CDS encoding TonB-dependent receptor, with protein sequence MSASKIFTPRTLRAFALGPLASLFLTCAYAAEETRQVYHIASGPLDEVLLNISRQSGQVISFTPQLSRYSSAAINGSLSAEQAVGEALRGTGLQLQVSPDGAFIIKEGAVNAGKVSAQAQSAAPTTALDRVVAIGTRRANATALSSAAPVDVINSEELVQTGAVTLNQALFQLLPSFNFPQNQSATRGQDPKGASLRGLSPDETLVLINGKRRHASAVVNISGGVPFIGAQPVDLDMIPISAIDHVEVLRDGASAQYGSDAVAGVINIVLKERDSGGQINTQLGKYAQGDGFSKTTDGWYGLGLPGDGFLTVSFNALNNKPDDIGDKYVADGQLQDPRWGGAGRDKYNLAANAEIGLSDQWRVYSFGTFGQDKSVNNTPQLLASSPNNVLAIYPNGTIPKYRYRYEDGALTVGTRYEDESLGRFDLSATYGRDEHDELAYNTLNPSFGVASPTKFDIATLINEQTNLGLDYVKDLPVAWLSNPLNISAGIAYRNERYRLEAGDPESYSFGGIDGVQVGGVQASGLTPDDAATYKRDVAGVYFGLENQVTDKLQLGLAARTEHYSDFGSATTGKLSARYDFTPQVGLRATVNNAYRAPTLGQIGTSWTTTTNVDANGNPVLTRMLPANNPAARALGAEPLKPEKSTNYSLGLVLRPTEQASVTIDAYQISIRDRLLFSGGISGPEAERILAAAGYGQYSWAQFMTNAVDTRTRGVDIVGKYNLDLQQYGSLALTAGYTRAKTTIEKTHDNPNGFETVTRESRGYLEHGYPKDKFVLGAIHRYGPWTVALSETRYGEYSKFASSASDSQYDQTFAAQWTTDLDINYAFTKQLRLSVGANNLFNSKPDDFDSHLRQTPSQKYSYLSPAAPEGTFYYTRLSYAF encoded by the coding sequence TTGAGCGCGTCTAAAATTTTCACACCTCGCACGCTTCGGGCTTTTGCCCTAGGGCCTTTGGCAAGTCTGTTTCTGACCTGCGCCTACGCGGCCGAAGAAACCCGGCAGGTGTACCACATCGCTTCCGGGCCTCTGGATGAAGTGCTGTTGAACATCAGTCGCCAGAGCGGGCAGGTGATTTCATTTACCCCTCAGTTGAGCCGTTACTCGTCAGCCGCCATAAATGGTTCGCTGTCAGCCGAACAAGCGGTAGGTGAAGCGTTGCGTGGCACGGGTTTGCAACTGCAAGTCAGCCCGGATGGGGCATTCATCATCAAAGAAGGTGCCGTGAACGCAGGCAAGGTCAGCGCTCAAGCGCAAAGCGCAGCCCCCACAACCGCACTGGATCGAGTGGTCGCCATCGGTACCCGGCGTGCCAATGCCACCGCATTGAGCAGCGCCGCGCCCGTGGATGTCATCAACAGCGAAGAGTTGGTGCAGACCGGCGCAGTCACGCTTAACCAGGCGCTATTCCAGTTACTGCCCTCGTTCAACTTTCCGCAAAACCAGAGTGCAACCCGTGGCCAGGATCCTAAAGGTGCGTCTTTGCGCGGCCTGTCTCCGGATGAAACGCTGGTACTGATCAACGGCAAGCGCCGCCATGCTTCGGCGGTGGTCAACATTTCGGGCGGCGTGCCATTTATTGGCGCGCAGCCGGTGGATCTGGACATGATCCCGATCAGTGCCATCGACCACGTAGAAGTGCTGCGTGACGGTGCCTCTGCGCAATACGGTTCCGATGCCGTGGCCGGGGTCATCAACATCGTGCTCAAAGAGCGTGACAGCGGCGGGCAGATCAATACCCAGCTGGGCAAATACGCTCAGGGTGATGGCTTTAGTAAAACCACTGACGGCTGGTACGGCCTGGGCTTGCCGGGAGACGGCTTTTTGACTGTCAGCTTTAACGCGCTGAACAACAAGCCTGATGATATTGGCGATAAATACGTTGCCGATGGTCAGTTGCAGGACCCGCGCTGGGGCGGTGCCGGGCGTGATAAATACAACCTGGCGGCGAATGCCGAAATCGGTCTGAGCGATCAGTGGCGGGTCTACAGTTTTGGCACCTTTGGCCAGGACAAATCGGTCAACAACACGCCCCAACTGTTGGCCAGCAGCCCGAATAACGTCCTGGCGATTTACCCCAATGGCACCATTCCCAAATACCGTTATCGCTATGAAGATGGCGCGTTGACCGTGGGGACTCGCTACGAAGACGAAAGCCTGGGGCGCTTCGACCTGAGTGCGACCTATGGCCGGGACGAGCATGACGAGCTGGCCTACAACACCCTCAACCCGAGTTTTGGCGTGGCCAGTCCGACCAAGTTCGACATCGCCACGTTGATCAACGAGCAAACCAACCTCGGTCTGGATTACGTCAAAGATTTGCCCGTGGCGTGGTTGAGCAACCCTCTGAACATTTCGGCCGGGATTGCTTACCGCAATGAGCGTTATCGACTGGAAGCTGGCGACCCGGAGTCGTACTCGTTCGGCGGTATTGACGGCGTGCAAGTGGGCGGCGTTCAGGCTTCAGGTCTGACCCCGGACGATGCGGCAACTTACAAGCGCGATGTGGCTGGCGTGTATTTCGGCCTCGAAAACCAAGTCACCGACAAACTTCAATTGGGCCTGGCGGCGCGAACCGAACACTATTCGGACTTCGGTTCGGCCACCACAGGCAAACTTTCCGCACGCTACGACTTCACCCCTCAGGTCGGTTTGCGGGCCACTGTCAACAACGCTTACCGCGCCCCGACCCTGGGCCAGATTGGCACCTCATGGACCACCACAACCAACGTTGATGCCAATGGCAACCCGGTGCTGACGCGCATGCTGCCTGCCAACAACCCGGCGGCACGGGCGTTGGGCGCTGAACCGCTCAAACCTGAAAAATCCACCAACTACTCGCTGGGGTTGGTGCTGCGTCCGACCGAGCAGGCTTCTGTGACCATCGATGCGTATCAAATTTCCATTCGCGACCGGTTGCTGTTCAGCGGCGGTATTTCGGGCCCGGAAGCTGAGCGCATTCTCGCAGCCGCTGGCTATGGTCAGTACAGCTGGGCGCAGTTCATGACCAACGCGGTTGACACTCGGACTCGCGGTGTCGACATCGTCGGCAAGTACAACCTGGACTTGCAGCAATACGGCTCGTTGGCGCTGACCGCCGGGTATACCCGAGCCAAAACCACCATCGAAAAGACCCACGACAACCCTAACGGCTTCGAAACCGTCACCCGTGAAAGCCGTGGCTATCTGGAACATGGTTACCCGAAAGACAAATTCGTGCTGGGCGCGATTCATCGTTACGGCCCATGGACCGTTGCGTTGAGCGAAACCCGTTATGGCGAGTACAGCAAGTTCGCGTCTTCCGCCAGCGATTCGCAATATGACCAAACCTTTGCGGCGCAATGGACCACCGACCTGGACATCAACTACGCCTTTACCAAGCAACTGCGTTTGTCGGTGGGGGCCAATAACCTGTTCAACAGCAAACCGGATGATTTCGACAGCCATCTGCGTCAAACCCCGAGCCAGAAATACAGCTACCTGTCACCGGCAGCGCCTGAAGGGACGTTTTATTACACCCGTTTAAGCTACGCATTCTGA
- a CDS encoding VacJ family lipoprotein, whose translation MRWTNRLAQLCVCASVAMVPFAANAATEDDPWEGINRITFKFNDTLDTYALKPIAQGYQFITPQFLQDGIHNMYRNIGDVRNLANDILQAKPHAAGVDTSRVLMNTIFGIGGFFDVGTKMGLQRNDEDFGQTLGRWGVPSGPYVVLPLLGPNTVRDTAGIYPDSFTKPYRYMNDIPARNMAIGMDVIDARASLLSAEKLITGDKYIFIRNAYLQSREFRVKDGQVEDDF comes from the coding sequence ATGCGCTGGACTAATCGTCTTGCTCAACTATGTGTCTGCGCCAGTGTGGCCATGGTTCCCTTCGCCGCCAATGCAGCCACTGAGGATGATCCTTGGGAAGGGATCAACCGCATCACCTTCAAGTTCAACGACACACTTGATACCTATGCCTTGAAGCCGATTGCGCAGGGCTACCAGTTCATCACGCCGCAATTTCTGCAAGATGGCATCCACAACATGTACCGAAACATCGGTGACGTGCGCAACCTGGCCAACGACATCCTGCAAGCCAAGCCTCATGCAGCCGGTGTAGACACCTCTCGCGTGCTGATGAACACCATTTTCGGTATCGGCGGTTTCTTTGATGTGGGCACCAAAATGGGCCTGCAGCGCAACGATGAAGACTTTGGCCAGACTCTGGGTCGCTGGGGCGTACCAAGTGGTCCTTATGTCGTGCTGCCACTGCTGGGCCCGAACACCGTGCGTGACACAGCGGGCATTTACCCGGACTCGTTCACCAAGCCTTACCGCTACATGAATGATATTCCGGCACGTAACATGGCAATCGGTATGGACGTTATTGATGCGCGCGCCAGCTTGTTGTCGGCTGAAAAGCTGATCACGGGCGACAAATACATCTTTATTCGTAACGCCTACCTGCAAAGCCGCGAGTTCAGAGTTAAAGACGGGCAAGTTGAAGACGACTTTTAA
- the rssB gene encoding two-component system response regulator RssB — protein MQKTSATLLIIDDDEVVRASLAAYLEDSGFSVLQASNGMQGLKVFEQEQPDLVICDLRMPQMSGLELIRQVAQRSSQTPVIVISGAGVMSDVVEALRLGAADYLIKPLEDLAVLEHSVHRALDRARLLLENQRYRDKLESANRELEASLHLLQEDQNAGRQVQMNMLPISPWSIAEFDFAHQIIPSLYLSGDFVDYFRVDERRVAFYLADVSGHGASSAFVTVLLKFMTTRLLFESKRNGTLPEFKPSEVLGHINRGLINCKLGKHVTMVGGVIDEETGRLTYSIGGHLPLPVLYTPDSVSYLEGRGLPVGLFNEATYEDHVLQLPETFSLTLMSDGILDLLTEQTLKEKEAALPQLVKAAGGSLDGLRQVFGLATLGEMPDDIALLVLSRNLT, from the coding sequence ATGCAAAAAACCAGTGCCACGCTGCTGATCATTGATGACGACGAAGTAGTGCGTGCCAGTTTGGCAGCCTATTTGGAAGACAGCGGCTTCAGCGTCCTGCAGGCCAGTAATGGCATGCAGGGTCTTAAGGTGTTCGAGCAAGAGCAACCAGACTTAGTGATCTGCGATCTGCGCATGCCGCAAATGAGTGGCCTTGAGCTGATTCGTCAGGTCGCACAGCGCTCCTCGCAAACGCCAGTGATCGTGATCTCGGGTGCTGGGGTGATGAGCGATGTGGTCGAAGCGTTGCGTTTGGGCGCCGCGGACTACCTGATCAAGCCGCTCGAAGACCTTGCCGTTCTGGAGCACTCCGTTCATCGGGCGCTGGACCGTGCCCGGTTGTTGCTTGAGAACCAGCGCTACCGTGACAAGCTGGAGTCGGCGAATCGTGAGCTCGAAGCCAGCCTGCATTTGTTGCAGGAAGACCAGAACGCGGGCAGACAGGTTCAGATGAACATGCTGCCGATAAGCCCTTGGTCCATTGCCGAGTTTGACTTTGCGCATCAGATCATTCCGTCCCTGTACCTGTCTGGCGATTTTGTCGACTACTTCCGGGTCGACGAGCGCCGGGTTGCGTTCTACTTGGCCGATGTGTCCGGACACGGTGCCTCTTCGGCGTTTGTGACGGTACTGCTCAAGTTCATGACCACGCGTTTGCTGTTTGAGTCCAAGCGCAACGGCACCTTGCCGGAGTTCAAACCTTCAGAAGTGCTTGGGCATATCAACCGTGGGTTGATCAACTGCAAGTTGGGCAAGCATGTGACCATGGTTGGCGGTGTGATTGACGAAGAGACCGGGCGGCTGACTTACAGCATCGGCGGGCACCTGCCACTGCCCGTGCTCTACACGCCAGACAGCGTGTCTTATCTGGAAGGGCGAGGGTTGCCGGTTGGCTTGTTTAACGAAGCAACGTATGAAGATCACGTCCTGCAATTACCTGAAACATTCAGCCTGACGCTAATGTCTGACGGAATTCTGGACCTTTTGACCGAGCAGACGCTCAAAGAGAAAGAGGCTGCTTTGCCACAACTGGTCAAAGCGGCAGGTGGCAGCCTGGATGGTCTGCGCCAGGTTTTTGGATTAGCTACGCTAGGGGAGATGCCGGATGATATCGCCCTGTTGGTGTTAAGCAGGAATCTTACATGA
- a CDS encoding sigma-70 family RNA polymerase sigma factor, protein MSGADTSHSEYVGGLFRSHYQWLCVRLRRHLDSSAHAEDIAADTFVQLLSSPGVEPIRQPRALLTTIAQRLMYQLWRRRDLERAYLDALKLDETCEAPSPEDLAQMLEALEHIDQLLDGLPAKVKAAFLLSQVNGLTYPEIAAELGISQRSVSDYMTKAVNRCLRACLE, encoded by the coding sequence ATGTCCGGCGCCGACACTTCTCACAGCGAATACGTGGGCGGATTGTTCCGCAGTCATTACCAATGGCTGTGTGTGCGTCTGCGCCGCCATCTTGACTCCAGCGCCCATGCCGAAGACATTGCGGCCGATACGTTCGTGCAGCTTCTGAGTTCGCCCGGCGTGGAGCCGATCCGTCAGCCACGCGCGTTGTTGACCACGATTGCCCAACGCTTGATGTACCAGCTCTGGCGGCGTCGTGATCTGGAGCGGGCCTATCTGGACGCCTTGAAACTGGATGAAACCTGCGAAGCGCCATCGCCCGAAGACCTGGCGCAGATGCTCGAAGCCCTGGAGCATATTGACCAGTTGCTGGATGGCTTGCCGGCCAAGGTCAAGGCCGCCTTTCTGCTGTCTCAGGTCAACGGCCTGACCTACCCTGAAATTGCCGCTGAATTGGGTATTTCCCAACGCTCGGTCAGTGACTATATGACCAAGGCCGTCAATCGTTGCCTGCGTGCTTGCCTGGAATGA